A window of the Molothrus ater isolate BHLD 08-10-18 breed brown headed cowbird chromosome 16, BPBGC_Mater_1.1, whole genome shotgun sequence genome harbors these coding sequences:
- the GRIFIN gene encoding grifin, which produces MALRFEAVHPEGICPGWSIVVKGETSSTSGMFEVNLLCDPGDQIALHFNPRLSISRIVCNSFLNSHWGQEEVNSTFPFKAKEPFQVEIYSDQDYFYVFINENKVLQYKHRQKNLSSITKLQILDDIDISSVEITKRALY; this is translated from the exons ATGGCACTGCGG TTTGAGGCCGTGCATCCAGAGGGAATCTGTCCTGGATGGAGCATCGTGGTCAAGGGTGAGACCAGTTCCACTTCAGGCAT GTTTGAGGTTAATTTGCTCTGTGATCCCGGAGACCAAATCGCTCTCCACTTTAACCCTCGCCTCTCCATCTCCAGAATTGTCTGCAACTCCTTCCTCAACAGCCACTGGGGGCAGGAAGAGGTTAACAGCACCTTTCCCTTCAAAGCAAAGGAGCCCTTCCAG GTTGAAATCTACTCTGACCAGGACTATTTCTACGTTTTCATCAATGAAAACAAAGTCCTGCAGTACAAGCATCGGCAGAAGAATCTCTCATCCATCACCAAGCTGCAGATTCTGGATGATATTGACATTTCTTCAGTGGAAATCACCAAACGAGCTCTTTACTAG
- the LOC118692540 gene encoding galanin receptor type 1-like, whose translation MDSSPPEPGAPPDPLQLWQEENQTQGGLWNGSQELGWEELEKMLFLFAKEPVTISLTVMYLLSFVVGFVGNIMSIRVLTRKRRSRGSSLSATRSLLINLAVCDLMVVCICMPITVGNLIYKAWVYGDFLCRAVPFIQAVSVSASVLSLTVISVNRYYSVHNPLNARSFFTQKRILSTILVVWLLSSGICMPLIFMNKRDEIGVVEGLPLVFSICREIWPQERLKQAYNFLLFCALYCLPVLFNMVICFLTVRRLWSRSSQLKESSALNRSLPASRLKIRRKVAQMVVALVLLFAISWLPVYLMDIWIDFNIPKSLQDVTPSPWILQLRPFAQWLGLTNSSLNPICYCFVGNLYRSAKEMKSKYHQRMVSLFNFSLSEGTTHSSVPELLSYRSSVEPARKGPSSTPSMDRRCQGSHGHKNKCGHLNSCQHPPLNTVSSENTSL comes from the coding sequence ATGGATTCGTCCCCCCCAGAACCCGGGGCCCCCCCTgaccctctgcagctctggcaggaggagAACCAGACCCAAGGCGGGCTCTGGAAcggcagccaggagctggggtgggaagagctggagaagaTGCTCTTCCTCTTTGCAAAGGAGCCTGTGACCATCAGCCTCACGGTGATGTACTTGCTGTCCTTTGTGGTGGGCTTCGTGGGCAACATCATGTCCATCAGGGTGCTGACCCGCAAGCGCCGGAGCCGCGGGTCCAGCCTGAGCGCCACCCGCAGCCTCCTCATCAACCTGGCAGTGTGTGACCTCATGGTGGTGTGCATCTGCATGCCCATCACCGTGGGCAACCTCATCTACAAAGCCTGGGTGTACGGGGACTTCCTCTGCCGGGCAGTGCCCTTCATCCAGGCCGTTTCTGTGTCCGCCAGCGTCCTCAGCCTGACGGTCATCAGCGTGAACCGGTACTACAGTGTGCACAACCCGCTCAACGCCCGCTCCTTCTTCACCCAGAAGAGGATCCTCAGCACCATCCTGGTGGTGTGGTTGCTGTCCTCAGGGATATGCATGCCCCTCATCTTCATGAACAAACGGGATGAGATCGGGGTGGTGGAGGGCTTGCCCCTGGTGTTTTCCATCTGCAGGGAGATCTGGCCTCAGGAGAGGCTCAAGCAAGCCTACAActttctgctcttctgtgcCCTTTACTGCCTGCCCGTCCTGTTCAACATGGTGATCTGCTTCCTGACGGTGAGGCGCCTGTGGAGCCGCAGCAGCCAGCTGAAGGAGAGCTCTGCCCTGAACCGGTCCCTGCCGGCCTCCAGGCTGAAGATCCGCAGGAAGGTGGCACAGATGGtggtggccctggtgctgctcttcGCCATCTCTTGGCTGCCCGTCTACCTGATGGACATCTGGATTGATTTCAACATCCCCAAGTCTTTGCAGGATGTGACTCCTTCTCCTTGGATCCTGCAGCTCAGGCCTTTTGCCCAGTGGCTCGGCCTCACCAATTCCAGTCTCAACCCGATATGTTATTGCTTTGTTGGGAACCTCTACAGATCAGCCAAGGAAATGAAGAGCAAATATCACCAAAGGATGGTCTCTCTCTTTAACTTCTCTCTGTCTGAAGGGACAACTCATTCCtcagtcccagagctgctctcttaCCGGAGTTCAGTGGAGCCTGCAAGGAAAGGACCCTCCAGCACCCCCTCCATGGACAGGAGATGTCAGGGAAGTCATGGCCATAAGAACAAGTGTGGACACTTGAACTCCTGCCAGCATCCACCTCTGAATACTGTCTCCAGTGAGAACACTTCCTTGTAA